The DNA segment CTCATCGACACTCCAGGAGGCTGAACAATTGGCTCCAAAATTTCCATAAGAGCAAGGAGACGGTGAGTAGTCATTGGAGACAATGAGGAAAGTGAACTACCATGCAAATTAGCTTTAATTTAGCCCCATTCACACTTCCTGTTGTAAATATTCTCTCATTTCCCAGGAAACacctggctgcctggaagcaTCTGTGATCCTCAATCTCTTCCGACTGCTGAACGAAGACTTGAGATGCACAGCCTACATGGAGCTGTGTGTGTAGCCATCTGGTCTCTGCAGTGCCCGTGTCCACATCTACTTAGAGACTGGAGAGTCCCTAGCCTGAGAGCACCGCATACATATTGGGAGAAGTTGTGTGTGAACCAGGAACATTCATCTTCTCCCTCCGGCTGCTGATCATAGATCCCCGAGCAAACGGATTCCATCCTTTTATACCAAAGAATTACACAACAGTTGGCCTCCAGGTTGCTCCAATTTCCAGCTGGTGCAGCACTCTAGACTCCTTAGACTTCACAGGGATTTGGCCCTCTGGGGATATTATTTATTGGATGTAATTGTATTGTCCCTATATGAAAGCATTTTAGTCAAGGTAACATAACCAAAAATATTGGAAACATTTAATAagctttaattttaataaaaaacacaCTCCAGTTCTAGGATTTACACACTAGTCATGGCTTCGGATCTCTTAGAAACAACCTCAGGAAATGCATTAATATTGAACTTAGGAAGTTCTTACTGTACAGATCCTCGACagatgtatttatacagagtgTATTTTTAACTTGCTGCTTCTTTACGTATTATTACAAAACTAAGAAGGGTAACTGATTTGTATAACTTCCCGACTTGAACCAAAGTGTTATTTATTATGgatcagctatttatttttatgtatttatctaTTACTAAGATGGTGCCTTTTTATCTATAATTGTGaacaaataaaattgttttccCAGACCTTGGCATTCCTGTCTTTTAATTTGTAAACAGACTATTGGGTGCACTGGAGTAATAAAACCCAGCTCCTATACAGTTCTGTGCAGGAGTAGATCCCAAAGTCATTCTCATTATTCCtgattgcacagatggggaactaaggcacagagaggcaaagtgacttgtccaagatcactcagcaggccagtggcagagccaagaatcctGAGAGCTGATCTTACACtgtagccactaggccacactgcctcccttttGCATTGCGAAGCTGCTTGCTTTTGGATCCCCCTCACTGCATTTCCAAACACGCAACTAAAAGGCCAAAGAGAGATGTGACTCTtgtctttctccttccttttggCATTACCATTAGAGCCAAACAAATGTTCCCTGGGGAGCCCAGACTAAATTCCTGTGACTGTTAATTCCGTAAGAAGCTGGAACCTCGGACCAAGCTCGCAGATTGCACAACATTTCAGAGCAACCCTGAGAGGACTTCTGCACTTGCAGCAAAGTCAAAGCAAAAACTAAGCTCCTACTGTGTGGCTTGCAAAGTTCACACGTGACAAGATTGAGAAACAGACAGGTTCCCACTGAACTGACAGCAATACCCCTGAACTGACAGCGCTGCCTCCTGGAGCTGAATGTAGATTGCTTTCCCCAAGACACCTGCTTTAACTACACACTGATCGGAGACTTTTAAAATACCAACCGGGAGGACTGTCACATTTTTTCCTGAGTGCAAGAGTCATTCACTCTCCCTCTAATCTCCACTCCTTGCCTTAGAGGATGGAGGCCCGATGTCTCTGTTGGATGGTAGTGTTGGCACTGCCACTCTGGTGTACTGTGCTTGACCTGACCACAAAGGCATGGCTTCACTTGCTACCGGCTGGTTTTTGGCTGGAACAGGCAGTAATggatgctaaactgtattatactgttcagtcaCGTAGTGCTGTGTgcaaaatactttatttaaagCTTATTGAGCCATACCTGGTAGAGTATTAAAGAATCTTATGATGAACATATCCGGTAtatataagcaagctctgtgaccaggCCATTGCTGGTACAGGAGAACGTGACTTGttgtcaggagtaaactaagaacagaaacagaaggaaacagcaacaaaagttgcagacagaaggaacaaagcaagaAAGGTTGCAGGATTTCATCAACATGCCACCTCTTCAATGCCTCAGAAAATGTCCACTTTGACAAACCTTTACAATGGACAGGctggaaacaatattttgcaagatttcacatTGCTACCAAGGtccacaaagaaactggagatatgCAGGTATATTCTTTCATTTATGCCGTGGAGACGCAGGCAGAGCATATCTCTAAATCCTTTGATTTTTACTCAAGACTGTCACAAACATGACTATGCAAGCGTTCTGGCTATGTTTCATGCgtactttatacctcagagatAAGTGGTTTATGAAAACGCGAGAATTCAAGAGCCATgggaaaatgttgaatgtttcATAAGACTTCTGCATACtctggctgaaaactgtgatcatgggaatgcaaaacatgaaagaTCAGACAGTCTAGTTATTGCATTAACAGAttaaaaacctttcacagcagctaccaTTGAAAGGTTTAATCTTAGCCACAGCTTTTCAAATAACAAAGCCATTAAGCAAAAAAAAACTAGCTTAGAAGCTGTTAACAGATGCAGCATGAGTATTAAAAGTCATTACCAGAGAGCTCCGCGACTAAGAGGGACAGATTCAGCCTACATCAacaaggtgtggaaaaagtcATAGTTCCagagatgatgcatgtccagccagagACACATGGTGTActaaatgcacaaaatatggacattttgcaccTGTTTGCTGCATCAAAGCAGTCAGGGAGTCGATCATAATACAGACAAttaagagccattgtttctgggatctatcacttcTGATGATATAGAGCCTGCCTCGCGAGCGAAACTGAATATTTATGGCAGGAATGTTCACTTTAAAATTAACTCAGGAACTGACATCACAATCATCTCAGTTAATTAAAAGAGTCCATGGGAGTAAGACGCTCACCAGGCATGACCTGTATAGGCTGAGTGCAAGTCAGACTGGGTAGAGGGTTCGGAGCTAGATGTAGGCAGAAACAGTCAGAGATGTGACTGGTGTGAGAGGACAACAGAAGAGGATGTAAGGCCGAAGGAAGAAGTATTCTGCAGAGTCTTTGTCAACCAGCTTCTCTACCCAACAGGCCCATGCACTCACAGCCCAGCTGCAACGATTCCTTACTAGgcctggaagaaatgaaagggggcGAGTTCCCTCACTACAGTGGTTTGAACGGTTACAAGAAAAGATACATGTGCTAGTTCCTAACTCTGCAACTTCGGCCACTCCTCATGCTGAATACAAGTGTATCCTTGCCCTAGGGGCGACTCAGGCCGAGACCTTGGCCTGCCCTTGGTAAGCCATCCCTTTGTGGAGGGAAATTAAGTATTGGCTTGTAGggcccactggccacagttcaggcTCGTTGCTGGTGATTTCACTCAGAGTCTGTGACTTGTCTTCCTGTTGGCCACCTGTCAGAGCCTCTGTTGCAAGCTACCTGCTAACAAACCCCTCTTGACACACGGCCCTTATTTATGTCAGTGCCTCTGAAAACACACAGCCCGTCCCCAGTGGTGAAGAAGAGTCCTTCTCTAGACCATGCCCTGGGTCTGGAGTATCTTGGAAGGCTGCTACCTCTGTGCCTCCACCCTCCATTCTCTGCTGTTTCCCCCAGGCTGTATTGTACTATTGCTGCAGCTTCTACTAACCTCCTGCCAGCCCCGGCCTGCTCCCCTGCCACACTCCCATTCAGCCTGGCCCAGCTCTCAGGCTGCTGGTTCTCAGCCTTCCTGGCCCAGATCTCAGACAGCCTGTGGCTGGCTCTTCCCCCTTGGACTAGTGCCAAAAGTGGTTCCCAGGTTCTCCTTCCCCCAGGCCAGGTAAATCACAAACATGGATCGTTAACCTGTATGTTATCAAGACTGCAGGGGAAGGCTCCCTTCTGGGAACAGTCCCTTTCTGCCCATTTGTGAGAGCACAGTCCTCCTCTCCTTCGCTGATCAGTGATGACtcacagggggcggggggaaaatgAATGAAAAGGCTGCTCAGTGGATCGTTACAATAACAGGCAAACCCGGAAGCTGGGCAATGCTAAGATTAGAAACAGAACTCACCTACTCTAGGCAGGGAAACCTTGCATCATTTGGTCATGATGTCATGCAGAGGTTCCCTCACCTGGGAATCCCTGGTGAGGGCAGAGGGTTAGGAGCTAGATACACCTGCCGTACTTTCACTTTCCAGTTTCCATTGATCAAACAGCAGCATTAACGTGTGGGGTTTTCTCCTATGACTAAAGCAAAACaagatttaattttattttttcctaaagaGTATAAAAGCAAGAGCAATGGCAAAGCGAGGCTACATTCACAGACCAGAGGGAGGCCAAGCAATCCTGAGGAAGAAGAAGAGACTAAAGCGATTTCCCAGCAAACATGCTCCAAGGTACGTGCCACTAAGTCTGGGGCTTCTGTCTAGCACATGGGCTTACTAGACTGATCTGCTGTGATCTACTCTAAAGAGTAAGGATCCAACACTATCCATTCCTCTAAGTACCTTAccagtttattttttattattagtgCTGGGGCTGTAAATTAAGAGTCCGGATCTGAAAACATTTGTGAATAGAAGAGTTGAGTTTGCTCAGCTGTGATCTTTGGGGTTAACCCACCAATGTATATATTTGATTGTAGCCCTCATCTTCCTGCACCCCTTCTTTCCCCACTTTGTCAGACTGTCAAAAATACAGTTTATAATCCTTGTAACCTGGAAATGGAGTGATGCGTGTTATTCCCCTTTCTGATTCAATAGGAAAAATGATGGGTTGCAAACTGCTCCTGGTCCTGACCCTATGGACAGTGTCTACAGAGGCCTTTCCCAAAGGTGCTCAGATGAAGAAGTGCCACCTCTCAAAATACAAGTCCCTGCCACCCCGGGAACTGGAGACCTTCAAGAATGTCAAGGACAGATTTGTAAGTGCAAAGAAGACACATAAGTAGGGTAATAATGGCAATGTGAGTGCTAGGCTGTAGTTTCAACAGCAGCCTTCTTGGCATATTACTATGGGCAGATGAAATAAGATGGGAGGCATATGCTTAGGtaaggttggggtgtagggttgCAGATACAATAGAGAGAAGTCTCTCTGTCTGGATCTTCTTTGTTGGTGATCCCTCACCCAGTCTTAATTATGAAAGGGCAAAGCTCAGAATGTTCAGCTCCGGCAAGTATTCAGATATTTGGGGAATGGGGATCATAGATGTGGAGAGAGGCAGAGTCATGTTCAGGGCAGGAAGGTTGGAACTGATCTAGGGCAGAATCACAGATTAGACAATAACAAGGAAAGAATGGGATTCTTACTGTTAGAAAAGAGCGAGGAGAGAAAGAAGGGACAATCTGTCTAAGTGGGTGTTTCTGATCTGAGTCGGTCTAAGGACGTTAGGGCCTGGCCATCTCAGATTTCTTATAGAGTCAACCGTCCTTAATCTTAAATCTCAAAAAGTTCTGAAAGGGGTTCAAACTCTGTCCTGAGTTCCCATCAAACCTAGAGAATGAGACCCAGTTTTTAACTATCTGCGGTCTTTCCCTTCCAGAGAAAACCGAGTCTAGTCCCTTAAACAGACAATCTGAGGACCCCAAATTCATGTCATGCCACCAAGCAGCATTAGAGAGATCCAGTCACTTATTTTTAAGTCGTGCAAACATTCCATGTTAACCAACGCTGAAGCTGAGGAAGTGCACCACTCAGATTAGTGGTCAAGTTATCCTCCGTGTCAAGAGTTAAAGGATGCCGGTTCTCAGTTAAACTCCTGCACAAATGCAGTTCACAACCTGAAACCAGCAAAGCAATATGACAAGAGCGTGTTATTGACGCCTGTCCCATCTTTGGCACCTTCTTGGAAAGAGCCAAGACTCTAGGACAGCAGCATTATTAGGGGATCAAAGTGTTGTGTCAAATTCTGCCAGGATTTGGCACGTTTGCATGGCTGAATGGGGTTATATGATGTAACTGTTGGCAGAATTTGGCACTTtctcccctgctttgcctccacttACACATTTCCCCGTGTTCTCATTTTGTGCCTCCAGGAGGACATCGTGCTGTTGTCAGACCGAAAATGCAACACCAAGATTTTCCACCGGAACTGGGAAGTCAAAGAGCTGTCGGTAAGCAAGACCTCTGCCAAGAGAGACGAAGTTACAAAATAGCACTTGCTTCTTTCCAAAGTTGCAGTACGGTCTCTTTCCAAGCTGGATGCTGATTTCAGGTGATCCTTTTGTAGATTCAGAGTAACATGGACAGGGAATTTATTCCCAAATGACACAGGAGTCAGCTGAGGTTGGAATCTGGCCCTTTTTCTATTTCTATATTTTGTACATCCTTAGGGCTGGGAAGCCAGACAAACGTTGAGACTGTGAATCAGTTTAACAAATAATTGAGCCAGGAAACAATTTACATCTCAACATCTCTACCTTGTTCCCTGTTAATACAAGACATGATACTAACTTTATCCTCAGTGTTCAACAAACCAAAGGCTTTGTCACCGCCAACTCATCCACACCTGTCTTTATCATCTATTTCCAGACTGAACTTGGTTAACCTCCCTCACATAAGCAACTCCAGGTCGTGTGGCAGGAAATCCTCAGTTTCTGTATTTTGGTTTCCCATGAGAGAATATTTTAGTACTCTAAAATCATATCCACATCTATGTACAGCCACTTTGAAGATCCAGAAACCGTTCACCAAatcaccagcaaaaaaaaaaaatacttgcacAGGCCAAATATATCTTCAGATTTTTGTAACATAAAAAAGGTTTGAGATTGATCTGAAGCACAAAATGTTGTTGGATTCCAAGGAAGGAAGGTGTAAGCAACAGAGTCCAAAGGTTCATGATTAGCAGGCTCTGTGTACAGAGTGGATTCACACCTCCCCTGCGTCTTAGGTGTCTTCCCATTGGCCATGGCTTTGGAAAGTCTCCCTAAGCAGGCCACGCCTACCTGCTGCTAACACAGACATTCCTTATCTCCGTGTCTGCGACTCCCCGGGACACACCGTTTTACCTGCACATTCTCTCCCTAGGTGCACGACAGAGTGATCCTGGTAAAGGAGGAGCTGCACCTCGTTATTGACGTGCTGGAGAACTTTGAGGATCCCAGTCTGTCCGAGCCGCTCGTGAGGCCATTAGAAATCCTGAGGCACATCAGAGAGGACTTGAAGAGCTGCGTGAGTATTGGATTGCAAATGTCTCTCGCCACAGTGGGACTGGGAGTTGTCTATTGAACTCCCAACAGCATTAATTTCTTAAGTGGATCCAGGATCTAGTCATCCTTGTGCCAGTAATTGTGGACTTTGGTTTGTACCCCCTTTTATAACAATGAAAGTGTCCGGATTACGTAGCTGCCGTATGCCTTGCTTATATACATAATCTAATTAGCTAATTAACTTGATTAACTAGTTAGGGACAGATGATGCCCGGCTGCTCTGCTACTGTGCAAGCAGGTACGTCCCCTCCTTCAGCTCGTGGGCTGTAGTTTGGTATCACTGCAGATACTATTCTCTCTGTAGCACAGCTACTGTTGTTTCCATGTGCCCCCCAGAACATCGCAGTGGAAGTGGGGAGGAACCGGGAGGAGACAGACCCATGGGCGGCTGCATACACTGGAGGAGTATGCTGCACTCCTGCTCAGCTCCAGGGCATGTTCGGTTTCTATTCGGTGGAGTTCCTCCCAGAGCTCCTCTGGGCAGCACAAGGCATACCTCCCCCTACACAGGGCCATTCCCACGTGGCTCAGTAAAGCCCTTAGTTAATGCTTCAAACACTTCTGAAGTTGAAAAGTACCATACAAATGCTTGGTATTGTATTATTAATAGAATACGGCAGGTTAACATGGAATCCACACGTCTAAAGAACGAGATAAACTCAATCAAACCAATTTGTGCCTTGGGGCTTGTACCAAGAGGTAGGAGGCTCAGCCACTGTTCCTGAAATCTCTACTCATGTGCCAGTCTGCTTCATGTATTGATTTTCTTTTCAGACCAGACATCAGCCTGACTCCCATCGACGCTCCGGGAGGCTGACTAGCTGGCTCCAAAAATTCCACGCAGCCAAGAAGATGGTGAGTACATTTGGCAAACACACAAGACAAACTTTCATCACATGTTAGtgggaacaaatctgtacaggaTCATCAGCTCCATTCCCTTCCCATGGGGCCAGTGCAGGATGGTGCCCTGTATATTGTCCAGGGTCTTCTGCAGTCCAGGTGTCCTGAGACTGAATTAGTTCAGAAAGTTGGTAAATTTCTCATATCAGGAAGGGTCATTACATCTGCTGCAGACTGTAATGGACCAGGCATCCAGAAAACAGCCTTTACCTTGTGGCCTAGCTTGGGTCCTTCCATAGGATGCAAATAGCAGAGTTTCAGATAAACATGTGGCATCTGATCCTCCATTGCTTTGCACCTTGTACCTTGTGgaatcatttatatttttacaaaatGCTGCCAAATCTGAAAAACCCCTCTCTCACACTGTGGGTAAAGCTTTACACTAACTTGCTATTCACTTTGAAGAGGTGTAGATGCTGGGCTGGGCAATGGGAAAAGAGGCCCAGAGATAATTCATTCGTACAGATCTGCCAATGCCCAGCCCTTCTTCGGAATCAGATAGAGCCAAAGATAATACCCTTCAAATTTACTATTACCCCAGATCACTGTGCCTTTTGCTTCATTCAAACTCACTGGTTAATGTAATAGACTACAGCACATATTGTTGTATACTAAGAATTACAGGACATTAGACCACCGTGTAAATGAGTATTTACTTAGagtaggcctgggctacactagtggggtggttcgaactaagatacgcaacttcagctacgctattcgcgtagctgaagttgaagtatcttagttcgacttacctggccgtcctcacggtggCGAGTCGACTGccacagctcccccgtcgacgccgcttactcctcctgccgaggtggagtacgggcgtcgattcgcggatcgatttatcgcatccagacgagatgtgataaattgatccccattACATCGAACTctacccgccaatctggcgggtagtatagacgtacccttagagtgtttgtaaggtcttgtctacacaaggacatccaggaaaattaatctgaattaattagAGGTGTGAGTtcgaagtggattagttaaactgcttTAAAGCCCTGTATTGATGCTGTTATTCAGAGTTTAAGTGATCTCTGGAAGTGAAGTAAAGTAACCAAATTAGACCACTTTAATTTTGAATGAGGGTGTTCACACAGGAATTTAATGCCATTTAACTAACCCACTTCAAATTCACAGTTAGTTCAGATTAGCTTTCCTTGAAGTTCCTGTGTAGACACTGCTCTGTTCACCCTTTTTCTGCATGCTCTGTGCTCCCTATCTATTTACACCTCCCCCCTCCATCAGGCCTGTG comes from the Emys orbicularis isolate rEmyOrb1 chromosome 11, rEmyOrb1.hap1, whole genome shotgun sequence genome and includes:
- the LOC135885327 gene encoding interferon lambda-3-like, with amino-acid sequence MLQGKMMGCKLLLVLTLWTVSTEAFPKGAQMKKCHLSKYKSLPPRELETFKNVKDRFEDIVLLSDRKCNTKIFHRNWEVKELSVHDRVILVKEELHLVIDVLENFEDPSLSEPLVRPLEILRHIREDLKSCTRHQPDSHRRSGRLTSWLQKFHAAKKMETPGCLEASVILNLFRLLNNDLKCAAYMESCT